The nucleotide sequence GTTGTTGGTGTTTGAATTAAGGACCGCAACCACGGTATGCCCTTAATTTTATATCatcaaaccattaattttgtagttttgaCGAAAAGTTAAACtgcttaaataaataaaaaaatttgtatattttgatcagaaaaaaacaatttttttaagaaattaaattagttCATGATATAAGAAAGAATCGAATCTTAAATTTCTGCCGGAACAAACTCTCACGTACAAGCcattgtcattaaaaaaaaaaacaaaggtcATGTTAACAAGAACATcggttaaggaaaaaaaaaattatttaaaaatataactttttaaactttttatttaaagaactttttaaaagttgaccgtacaaatttcaatatatttactTCCTTAACTAGTGTTTGGGGCACCgttgatattttctaaaaaaaaaaaattgtatatgccgtccataaaaaaattactaattgtTATTACTTTACGAGTAGATGATAAATCGAAACAAAAGctcctgcaaaaaaaaaatcgaaacaAACGCCCTATAACAACAGTTACAAAACCCAGAGACGGACATTAGATTGGAACTCAACCTGCCGGAGTTGGTCGTCAGCCGCCACAGAAACGCTGAGAAAGAATTCCGTTcaggttttttcattttaaatttcatttcagcATTTTCCTTCTCCCTCTCCTGATTCACGCGCGGCAATGCGATTCCATCGCGATTTACGGCCGCCACAATGCGTCGCAGCAATTGTGTACATTTCTTACGTGTTTATAGTTTGTGAGCAGATTTTGTTATGATgagttgttgtgttgtttactTGTTGCACATCAACTGTTTGACAGAAATACTGAAACAAGTTATAActtctgtttggataaacaacttagtttgcAGAAGACGTGTTGTAGTGCGTATTCATTGACCTTATTTTATTTGGTGTAGTAGAAATAGCTTTTTCGTATGAGCTTATATGTATAAGATATATgctctatgaagcacggatacggacacgacACGGAGACagacacagctaataatttgaaaaaatcacatacagtgtaattacaagtgtcggtgtcgtgtcggtgtcgcgacacgtgtccgacaccgggacaTGCCTAATCCGAGAAGTGTTCGTGCTTCATGCCTTAAAATGAAGTTAAACTATTTACATACAAGCGAaaagttatttctataagctatcttggagaatttatgaaaataagcttaTGAATAAGCTAAAGTTATGTCAAAAGTTCTTTAGATAAGCTAAAGTAAGCCAATCCAGATGGACCCTTATTTATATGAGCTCATATGAATAAGCGCTTATTGTATAAGCTCGGTATGAATAGGTTCTTATCATAGAAGTTTGTATGAATATGCTATTTATATTACAcgagataaaataaagtcaaattttttAGTATATGCTATAAGcagttttcataagctatcttggagaattTTTGGAAATAAggtgaaaacagtttatgaacacgttataagttgtttttataagttctCCGCAAACAATCTCATAATGTGTGATGTGCTTGAATTAGAGTTTGGAAGCGGGGCTCTTCTGTTTCTTGTCAAGGGTGTGTTTTGGTGTCTATTTTTGTTGCCTCTGGGTTTTTTGTTTAAGCAGTTCGGGTGTTTTTGTTGGGCTACCATTAGAGTTTGGTTGATTACATGATATGCTTAGATTAAACCCCATACTAATACAACACTAACATGTACTCTAGTTGAGTGGTGTATATAATTTATGGTTAGATTTTATGCGATGCTCTTGCCTGGCTTATTGATTACATAATTTGGTTTGGTGGGATTTGAATTCTAGATGGGAACTGGGAAGCTACATAATGAGCTTCTTTAATTAGGCATACATCTTGTGTAGTGTGTTTTACATACATGATGAGGTAGCTAGATAGTATCATAAATCAATACAAGTTCACTATTTCATTGAAGTTCCaagcaaaaatgaattaatagAATAGAATATATAAATGAGGTAATCTTGATTCTTGGTACCTGATGTGAGAATAAGTAAGCCAACTATAAGTCAATTATAAGCTTGTATAATCAGGTAACATTAGTCTTTATTCTTTACCAGTGCTGCACTGCGTCTGTCTTGGGCTCTTGGTACTTGATTTGAGAATGAATATGCATAATGTAACAGACAGAAAACTTCATAGAGTAGTGTATTTTAAACCACATGTCTGTAAATCTTTCTCCAAGCTAAACAATGTGAATAAGATGATGAGGGAAGAGAAAGAAAGCTTGAGAACTTGATGATGAGGAATACTCGAAGGTATCATTATGATTCAAAGAAAGCTTGAGAACTTGATGATGAGGAATACTTGATGATTTGGAACCtgaaagaaaattgaaggtTGAATAAAATCACTTATTAGGAAAACCAAAACATGGCATAATAAAGTACATGTTAGTGTTGTATTAGTGTAATAGTGTGGGGTTATTGATGCTTAATTGACAAAATTTGATTggaatcaattttgtttttgaggggTTGAGAAATCTTGGTCTGGGAAGAATGAAAACTTATACTAGATAGTCCTTGTGTCCACAAAAGAATTCAATTCGCTAATTTCTCGCGTATTTATTTCATCCTTCATGTGAGGGTGAtgcattattaattattatcatgAATCTAGTCTTTTCTTGCCTCCtgtcttatttttctttcttctgagTTTTTGTGTGTCAATTTATATTCAATTGATGTGAATTTAGAGAGTAGGGCTATCCTGAAATGGGTTGGAAAGCAGCTGAGAAGCTCATTAGGCATTGGAAAGTTCTTAGAGGTGACAATGTAAGCCAACCCAATACTCAATATATAATTTGTCTATACTTTTTCCTCCTCTCATACATGAATAATGTATTCATTCATTTGTCACAGGTTATGATAATAAGGGGCAAAGATAAGGGCGAAACTGGAGTAATTAAACGTGTTGTTCGCTCTCAGAATCGTGTCATTGTTGAAGGCAAAAATCTGGTCAGATATTAACCTCTAACTCATCATCATAACTTGCttcttgtattttaattaatcgATTAATCTCAATAACTGTGTTTCCAATTTCATTAAAACTGTGTTGCGTCATAATCTCAATTAATGGCTGCGTTGAGCCAGGGTTGTCAAATAGTGGTTATAGTAGCGCTATAGTGCTAGTGTAGCGGAAGTTTAATAAAGTGTTACTGTTTCATGACATACGATTTATTACAAAGTAATGTCAAATAGTGATAGATCTATAGCACTTTAAcatagtggaatttgaacaaccCGCTTTTTTCTGTGATCTGCAATTGACTTCACTGGCTTCCAATTCCATTAACGTGTCTGTTGTACACTAGAATCTAAATTAATGGTCACATTGAGAATGTGATTGTGTAATCCCATGCTGATGCCTTTTTTGACTTTCTCTTTGCAGGTAAAGAAGCATATCAAGCAAGGACAAGGCCATGAAGGTGGAATCTTTACTGTTGAAGCCCCAATCCATGCCTCAAATGTGCAAGTTCTTGATCCAGTCACAGGGTATGTACATTTGTTCACAAATTGAATCTTTAGAGGTTGTGGATAGATAATAACTTATATCAAGGTAATTGTTGCTTATGCAGGAAACC is from Medicago truncatula cultivar Jemalong A17 chromosome 1, MtrunA17r5.0-ANR, whole genome shotgun sequence and encodes:
- the LOC25483103 gene encoding 50S ribosomal protein L24: MGWKAAEKLIRHWKVLRGDNVMIIRGKDKGETGVIKRVVRSQNRVIVEGKNLVKKHIKQGQGHEGGIFTVEAPIHASNVQVLDPVTGKPCKVGTKYLEDGTKVRVSRGIGASGSIIPRPEILKIRTTPRPSVAGPKDTPMEIVLEKTYDSKTGRGMPEL